The following coding sequences lie in one Fusarium poae strain DAOMC 252244 chromosome 1, whole genome shotgun sequence genomic window:
- a CDS encoding hypothetical protein (BUSCO:11382at5125), with protein MAAVNPPSSVAATSPNYYESPSRPPSRPTSASRHSPVRIPDLEHAEGPRLRDGPVSPVRVNFQQADWVQPSNADVEYTPKQALRGELVDRTLHPLPSPPETAPPPPPQHGRRSQPTSPRELHDGAFMAESSKTTPTERVRGQDQYRNSRESDETASSNPQQVSIESSATTSASSLSGVNDNIDGRASGDSAESSIIEGNVPEVPLFQYHHQKDYSSSAPRAEAGGFSTPELAESASSVGRHLTPNPGNQMRTSLPRPPSSYSVYSDSRGRSPGLIPGGPQSRKSPDVRLSTYAELLNAPYPQQAPAPLTPDNSNLRTVIGNNASLLSTQKTLDMYRANVKKTNDSSIQYSFAIFLISTAQEQGLDFSEPKTRKNSPNPQKGRDSPAAEGSVSSPQELVREARQILQRLASAGYPFAQYYLADGFASGLFNKGKEDYNSAFPLFVLAAKHGHAESGYRTALCYEFGWGCRKDPAKAVQFLRTAASKRHPGAMTRLGKACLSGDLGEKRYREGIKWMKLAAEAADVQYNSAPYQLGCLYENGYGADIFKDDNHAAELFTQAAELGHPEASYRLGDAYEHGLLNCPRDPALSVHFYTGAAERGHAGAMMGLCAWYMVGAPPILEKDEEEAYEWARRSADLGFVKAQYAVGYFTEMGIGCRRDVLEANVWYVKAADAGEERAKQRLAIIQAAVSGQGTPMEVAPPRNGKIQKNGKDDKDCIVM; from the exons ATGGCAGCAGTTAACCCTCCATCGTCTGTTGCTGCGACTTCGCCCAACTACTACGAGTCGCCCTCAAGACCCCCTTCAAGACCGACCAGTGCATCTCGCCATAGCCCGGTCCGCATTCCCGATCTTGAACACGCTGAAGGTCCAAGACTGCGCGATGGTCCAGTCTCTCCTGTTCGTGTGAACTTCCAGCAGGCAGACTGGGTGCAGCCTTCGAATGCTGATGTGGAATACACTCCAAAGCAAGCCTTGAGGGGAGAATTGGTCGACCGgactcttcatcctctcccCTCGCCCCCAGAaactgctcctcctcctccacccCAACACGGTCGTAGGTCGCAACCGACGAGCCCTCGAGAATTACATGACGGAGCATTCATGGCCGAATCCTCCAAGACGACCCCGACAGAAAGAGTTCGTGGTCAGGATCAATATCGCAACAGTCGTGAATCAGATGAAACTGCAAGTTCAAACCCACAACAGGTCTCGATCGAGTCTTCGGCAACGACAAGTGCAAGCTCTCTTTCAGGTGTAAACGATAACATCGATGGCCGGGCATCGGGTGACTCCGCTGAAAGCTCCATTATTGAAGGCAACGTGCCTGAAGTGCCACTCTTTCAGTACCACCATCAGAAAGACTACTCATCGAGTGCTCCCAGAGCGGAAGCCGGTGGTTTTTCAACTCCTGAGCTGGCTGAGAGTGCTTCAAGTGTTGGCCGTCACCTTACTCCAAACCCGGGTAATCAGATGAGGACCTCCCTTCCTCGGCCACCATCCTCATACTCCGTCTATTCTGATTCTCGTGGCCGCTCTCCAGGCCTGATTCCAGGTGGCCCTCAGTCACGTAAATCTCCCGATGTTAGGCTGTCGACTTATGCAGAGTTGCTTAATGCCCCTTATCCTCAACAAGCTCCTGCACCTCTAACTCCTGATAATTCAAATCTCCGAACTGTTATAGGCAACAATGCGTCTCTTCTCAGTACTCAAAAGACTTTGGATATGTATCGTGCAAACGTCAAAAAGACAAATGACTCTTCGATCCAGTACTCGTTTGCCATCTTTCTGATTTCAACAGCTCAGGAACAAGGTTTGGACTTTTCGGAGCCCAAGACTCGCAAGAACAGTCCAAACCCTCAAAAAGGCCGTGACAGTCCAGCTGCTGAAGGTTCTGTCTCAAGCCCACAGGAGTTGGTCCGCGAAGCACGGCAAATTCTGCAACGTCTCGCTAGTGCTGGTTATCCTTTTGCTCAATACTATCTCGCAGACGGTTTCGCCTCTGGACTTTTCAACAAGGGTAAGGAGGACTATAACTCAGCCTTCCCCCTGTTTGTTTTGGCTGCGAAGCATGGACATGCAGAATCTGGGTATCGAACTGCGCTGTGTTACGAGTTTGGCTGGGGATGCCGAAAGGACCCTGCCAAGGCAGTGCAGTTCTTGCGTACAGCTGCCTCGAAGCGACATCCCGGTGCCATGACGCGTCTGGGTAAGGCCTGTCTGTCTGGGGACCTTGGAGAAAAGCGCTATCGAGAAGGAATCAAGTGGATGAAGCttgctgctgaagctgcaGATGTTCAATACAATTCGGCACCATATCAACTTGGTTGCTTGTACGAGAATGGGTATGGTGCAGATATCTTCAAGGACGACAACCATGCTGCCGAACTTTTTACACAAGCTGCTGAACTGGGACATCCTGAGGCTAGCTATCGGCTGGGCGATGCTTACGAGCATGGCTTGCTCAATTGTCCACGAGATCCAGCTCTCAGCGTACACTTTTATACCGGTGCAGCTGAGCGGGGGCATGCTGGCGCCATGATGGGTTTATGTGCGTGGTATATGGTCGGCGCTCCCCCAATCCTGGAAAAGGACGAAGAGGAGGCCTATGAGTGGGCGCGTCGATCTGCTGACTTGG GTTTTGTCAAAGCACAATATGCCGTCGGTTACTTCACAGAGATGGGTATTGGGTGTCGTCGTGATGTCCTAGAAGCCAACGTCTGGTatgtcaaggctgccgatGCTGGTGAGGAGCGAGCCAAGCAGCGTTTGGCTATTATTCAAGCAGCCGTCAGTGGACAGGGCACTCCGATGGAGGTTGCTCCTCCGCGTAACGGAAAGATACAGAAGAACGGCAAAGACGATAAAGACTGCATCGTGATGTGA
- the CHS4 gene encoding Chitin synthase 4 (TransMembrane:6 (i207-225o245-270i506-533o1055-1077i1089-1110o1116-1139i)~BUSCO:1565at5125~CAZy:GT2_Chitin_synth_2) — MSLPERPGASPTYNQRNVYRNSPSRRSRPVDIETGGYHAVDSLASHQRGKSGSSFAESIGVNSNTESMPLSPTSPDGQPRRAGPEQPISRKRSLIRPERNRIDRDHRNYHYHKHAAHMNVLPSSTGNDPIYEDFEASTEHSNSNYNGGGSDSSPRQRRNVSGEHEKSAAVASAVPTPDRTKSGKIKRKSRRHSKPPKRIEEQLRPPTFWNVYCAIVTFWAPGFIMKCCGMPTRAQQRAWREKMGLISIIFIIMAIVGFLTFGFTATVCGAPQERLRVNKVDGGNMIFHGVAYDLSKSHHPPAQGMPLRGDGLGPNVLYDLPEKNAGKDGSFLFQNVNGRCKDLITLAKDSDVPTNDDGDLAWYFPCKTFNQDGSSKVNTTTPYYSGYGCHTTLDSRNAFYLDLSGAADVYFTWDDIKNNSRNLIVYSGNVLDLNLLNWFNSSQVDIPKRFKDLRDKNSAVNKAIRGRDVTRMFQSSSDKKYAECFEEIIKVGSVDTETIGCIASKIVLYCALALILSVVGVRFFLAIIFQWFICRKYAPTKTSQSSDRRKRNKQIEDWSEDIYRAPIRLPGDIGSTVYGSSDRSNKRASFLPTTSRFSSVGGPEIRSQGGRRMPTTMASQSTSNQLLTPNSMFKQGDDSRASFLRTDPYSSTSTDGPGPAGFIHDAVVPQPPSDWMPFGFPLAHTMCLVTAYSEGEEGIRTTLDSIATTDYPNSHKVIVVICDGIIKGQGETVSTPDVCLGMLKDHSIPPDMVEPFSYVAVASGSKRHNMAKIYCGFYDYGNNSRIPADRQQRVPMMVVVKCGTPDEATKSKPGNRGKRDSQIILMSFLQKVMFDERMTELEYEMFNGLWKVTGISPDYYEIILMVDADTKVFPDSLTHMISAMVKDPEIMGLCGETKIANKRDSWVTAIQVFEYFVSHHLAKSFESVFGGVTCLPGCFCMYRIKAPKGGHNYWVPILANPDIVEHYSENVVETLHEKNLYLLGEDRFLTTLMLRTFPKRKQVFIPQAVCKTTVPDEFMVLLSQRRRWINSTIHNLMELVLVRDLCGTFCFSMQFIIFVELVGTLVLPAAIAFTFYVVITSIINSPPQIIPLVLLALILGLPGLLVIITAHSWSYIVWMLIYLLALPIWNFVLPTYAFWKFDDFSWGETRKTAGEKTKKAGLEYEGEFDSSKITMKRWAEFERDKRSRSGYWGSRENVIGGGGQTWTSPPGHQYNEEYYSDA, encoded by the exons ATGTCTCTTCCTGAACGGCCGGGCGCAAGCCCGACCTACAACCAGCGCAATGTTTACCGCAACTCACCATCGCGACGCTCGAGACCAGTCGACATCGAGACTGGTGGTTATCACGCAGTAGACAGTCTGGCTTCACACCAACGTGGGAaatccggctcctccttcGCTGAGTCTATCGGTGTTAATTCGAATACAGAGAGCATGCCTCTGTCGCCCACTTCCCCCGATGGTCAGCCGCGCCGCGCCGGTCCAGAGCAGCCTATTTCTCGGAAACGAAGTTTGATTCGCCCTGAGAGAAACAGAATTGACAGAGATCACCGGAACTACCATTACCATAAGCACGCTGCTCATATGAATGTCTTGCCATCATCAACAGGAAACGACCCCATCTACGAAGACTTTGAAGCATCAACAGAGCACTCCAACTCGAACTACAACGGGGGTGGTTCAGACAGTTCTCCTCGACAAAGGCGAAATGTTAGTGGGGAGCATGAGAAGAGCGCTGCTGTTGCATCCGCTGTTCCCACACCAGATCGTACAAAGTCAGGTAAGATTAAGAGAAAGTCGAGGCGCCATTCGAAGCCGCCGAAGCGAATCGAAGAGCAGCTTCGGCCACCTACTTTCTGGAATGTCTACTGCGCAATCGTTACCTTTTGGGCGCCTGGCTTCATCATGAAGTGCTGTGGTATGCCAACAAGGGCGCAGCAACGGGCTTGGCGTGAAAAGATGGGTCTCATCAGTATCATTTTCATCATTATGGCCATTGTCGGTTTCCTCACTTTTGGATTCACCGCTACCGTTTGTGGTGCTCCTCAGGAGCGATTGCGCGTCAACAAGGTTGATGGCGGCAACATGATCTTCCATGGTGTGGCCTACGACTTGTCCAAATCTCATCACCCCCCAGCGCAGGGCATGCCCCTCCGGGGTGACGGGTTGGGTCCCAATGTTCTTTACGATCTTCCAGAGAAGAACGCGGGCAAAGACGGTAGCTTTTTGTTCCAGAACGTCAACGGCCGGTGCAAGGACTTGATTACACTGGCTAAAGACTCGGATGTGCCCACAAATGACGATGGCGATCTGGCGTGGTACTTTCCTTGCAAAACCTTTAACCAGGATGGCTCAAGCAaagtcaacaccaccacACCCTACTATTCTGGCTATGGTTGCCACACCACCCTCGACTCCCGAAACGCATTCTATCTCGATTTGAGCGGTGCTGCAGATGTCTACTTTACCTGGGATGACATAAAGAATAACTCTCGCAACCTCATCGTTTACTCTGGTAACGTCCTCGATCTCAATCTCCTCAACTGGTTCAACTCGAGTCAGGTTGATATCCCCAAGCGCTTCAAAGACCTCCGAGACAAGAACTCGGCTGTCAACAAGGCTATTCGGGGCCGTGATGTCACTCGCATGTTCCAGTCTTCCTCAGACAAGAAGTATGCGGAGTGTTTCGAAGAGATCATCAAGGTTGGCTCTGTTGATACCGAGACAATCGGTTGCATAGCCTCCAAGATTGTTCTTTACTGCGCGCTGGCTCTTATTCTATCTGTTGTTGGTGTCCGGTTCTTCTTGGCTATCATCTTCCAGTGGTTCATTTGCCGGAAATATGCGCCAACCAAGACATCGCAGAGCTCCGACCGTCGAAAGCGCAATAAGCAGATTGAAGATTGGTCAGAGGATATTTACCGTGCTCCGATCAGATTGCCTGGCGATATCGGAAGCACTGTTTACGGATCCTCCGACCGAAGCAACAAGCGTGCATCGTTCCTCCCTACCACCTCTCGATTCTCGTCTGTTGGTGGCCCCGAGATCAGATCGCAAGGCGGGCGACGCATGCCAACAACTATGGCTAGTCAAAGTACATCGAACCAACTACTCACACCAAACTCAATGTTCAAGCAGGGCGATGACAGCCGCGCCAGCTTCCTTCGTACCGACCCCTACTCAAGCACATCTACCGACGGCCCCGGCCCTGCTGGCTTTATTCATGATGCAGTGGTTCCTCAGCCTCCTTCTGACTGGATGCCTTTTGGTTTCCCACTAGCTCATACGATGTGCTTGGTCACGGCGTACTCTGAAGGAGAAGAGGGCATCCGAACTACTCTGGACTCTATTGCAACTACTGATTACCCCAACAGTCACAAGGTTATCGTCGTCATTTGCGATGGTATCATCAAGGGTCAAGGTGAGACCGTATCGACGCCGGACGTTTGCTTGGGCATGCTGAAGGATCACTCTATTCCACCTGACATGGTTGAGCCGTTTTCATACGTGGCTGTTGCTAGTGGTTCCAAGCGACACAATATGGCCAAGATCTATTGTGGCTTCTATGACTATGGCAATAACTCTCGCATCCCTGCTGATCGTCAACAACGCGTACCCATGATGGTCGTTGTCAAGTGCGGAACTCCCGACGAAGCCACCAAGTCTAAGCCCGGCAATCGTGGAAAGAGAGACAGTCAGATCATTCTCATGTCGTTTCTTCAAAAGGTCATGTTCGATGAGCGAATGACAGAACTTGAGTACGAAATGTTTAACGGCTTATGGAAGGTGACTGGCATTTCGCCAGACTACTACGAAATTATACTCATGGTTGATGCCGACACAAAGGTGTTCCCGGACAGTTTGACTCACATGATTTCTGCTATGGTCAAGGATCCTGAGATCATGGGTCTCTGCGGCGAAACTAAAATCGCCAACAAACGAGACAGCTGGGTCACAGCCATCCAAGTGTTTGAGTACTTTGTTTCCCATCATCTTGCCAAGTCTTTCGAATCTGTCTTTGGTGGTGTCACTTGCTTGCCCGGTTGTTTCTGTATGTATCGCATCAAGGCCCCCAAGGGTGGTCACAACTACTGGGTTCCCATCCTGGCCAACCCCGACATTGTTGAGCATTACTCCGAGAACGTGGTCGAGACCTTGCACGAGAAGAATCTGTATCTCCTGGGTGAGGACCGCTTCCTGACAACCCTGATGCTACGAACATTCCCCAAGCGAAAGCAGGTTTTCATTCCACAAGCCGTTTGTAAAACCACTGTCCCCGATGAGTTCATGGTTCTCCTTTCTCAAAGACGTCGATGGATCAACTCGACTATTCACAACCTCATGGAGCTGGTTCTAGTCCGTGACCTTTGCGGTACCTTTTGTTTCTCCATGCAGTTCATCATTTTCGTCGAACTGGTCGGTACTCTGGTCCTGCCCGCTGCCATTGCGTTCACCTTCTATGTTG TTATTACCTCGATTATCAACTCACCGCCCCAAATAATCCCTCTCGTACTTTTGGCTCTGATTCTTGGTCTCCCTGGCCTACTCGTTATCATCACAGCACATTCGTGGTCCTACATTGTGTGGATGCTTATCTACCTGCTTGCACTGCCAATCTGGAACTTCGTCCTGCCCACCTATGCGTTCTGGAAGTTCGATGACTTTTCTTGGGGTGAAACTCGAAAGACAGCTGGCgaaaagaccaagaaggCTGGCCTTGAATACGAGGGTGAATTCGACAGCAGCAAAATTACTATGAAGCGATGGGCCGAGTTTGAGCGCGACAAGCGTTCAAGAAGTGGCTACTGGGGCTCGCGTGAGAACGTGATTGGGGGTGGTGGACAAACCTGGACAAGCCCGCCAGGTCACCAATATAATGAGGAGTATTATTCTGATGCTTAA